One Myotis daubentonii chromosome 3, mMyoDau2.1, whole genome shotgun sequence genomic window carries:
- the STRIT1 gene encoding sarcoplasmic/endoplasmic reticulum calcium ATPase regulator DWORF, with protein MAEKESTSSRILVPILLLIAWIVGCIVMVYITFF; from the exons ATGGCtgaaaaag aatcTACGTCATCACGCATTCTGGTCCCTATTCTTCTCTTGattgcctggattgtgggctgcATCGTAATGGTTTACATTACCTTCTTTTAG